The stretch of DNA AAAACCAATACGACACAATAGCATAAGGATGAATAAGATAAAAGTAGAGAAAGTTCTGTATTCATTGCTTCCTATGGGAGTAATGGATGATGGAATTTCTGAATCAATAATGCCCACAGCATTTTGCTGAAGAGCTACAACGATTCGTCCATAAGAATCAATAACAGCTGATATTCCATTATTGGCTGCTCGTATGAGGGGGATTCCCAGTTCAATGGCACGAAGCTGTGCTTGTTGAAGATGTTGATAGGGGCCTGGTGTTACACCAAACCATGCATCATTTGTAACATTAATGATTGCTTGAGGTGGGGAACCTTTAAAAGTCATTTCATGAGGAAATATTGCCTCATAACAAATCAAGGGCAGATAAGAAAATCCGTTTGGCATGGTGATAGTTTTGCGCACATGTGCAGCGCTATATCCACCAATATTATCAGCGAGAATACGCAATCCAATTTTTTTCAATAAATTCTGATAGGGAAGATATTCACCAAAAGGGACCAAATGAAGTTTATCGGAAGTGTGTAAAATATTACCTTGAGCATTAATGACTGCAATTGTATTAAAATATTGTGTTTGGGAGTGAGAAAGATCATCACTGGCGCGTATTGCTCCGATAATAGCCCATTGTTTAGGTTTTAAAAGAGAGGCAATGTGCATTGTGACAAATGAGTTATCATAGAGAAGATAAGGAACAGATGCTTCGGGCCATATGATAAAATCAGGTTCTGGATTTTTACCAGTTATTGGTGTTGCACTCAGATGCATATGTGCTTCCAACATAGCTTCTCGTGTATTATCGCGCAATTTTATATTTTGTTGGATAGAAGGTTGAACAATACGTACCCAATAATTTCTTTTTTGATTTTCAGCTGTATTCTCTATTGTATGGAGACGATAAAATCCAAAACCACTATGAATGAATATAAGTGCTAAGCAAAGAGAAAGTGCTGTTTTCTTTTTTTCATCCGTGAGTAAAACTGTTGGCAAACTGTAGGTTAAGACCGCAAGAATATTCATTCCGTAAAGTCCCACGATGGCATCAGATTGCATGAACATCGGGGTTGGCATAGCTGTATAGCCAAGAGTATTCCATGGAAATCCTGTGAATAAGAACGCACGCAACCACTCGGCCAATCCTAATGCAAAGGCTAAAACAAAAAAGCGTGCTATTCCTTTTGTCCATAATAAGCCGACAATGAAACCAGAAAAAAACCAATAAAGAGAAAGGTAGAGAGGGGGAAATAAAATGGCGAGTGGGACTGCCCAACCAAAAGAATCTGGATCTGTCAACAAAGCATTGCAAAGCCACCAAAGTCCGCAAATAAAATAACTAAAACCAAAGGTTCCACAGCTTAAAGCGTAGGTAAAAAAAAGTTTTTTATTGTTTGGAGAGGACTGTATCGAGTCAAGTAAAACAATAAAAATAGGAAAAGTAAGAAAGCAAAGAGGTGTTAAATAAAAGGGGGGAAGTGCAAAGGAAGTAAGAGCGCCACATAGAAATATCCACACCTGCCTCTTCCAGCCGGTAACAGAGGACAAAAAAGCGATAAAATTGTTGAAAAATGCTTGATTATTCTTTAAGGGAGGCATTATTTTCAAGATTCTCATTTTCTGGAATGCGAAAAATGCGCAACCGCTTAATTCGACGTTTATCAGCTTCTAAAATGCGAAATTTATAGCCAGGAACAGCTTCGACAACTTCACCTTTTTCAGGAATACGATCAAGAATGGAGACAATTAAACCACCAATAGTATCAACCTCATCACCATATTCTCCTACGATAAAATCAGGTCCAAGAGCTTTCTCCACATCTTCTAATTCGGTTCTTGCATCAACGAGCCATTTATTGTTGTGTTCGCGTACGATAGCATTGTCGACATGATCATGTTCATCTTCGATATCCCCAACGACTAATTCAACAATATCCTCCATTGAAACAAGACCATCTGTTCCCCCATGTTCATCAATAACTAAAGCCATTTGTGTTCGTGTGGTTTGCATCCGTGTTAATAATTTGCTTGCAAGCATAGAACTGGGAACAAAGAGAACGGTTCTGATCAAATCTAATTCACCGATTGGGGTATGTAAATCTGTATGATTTAATTGAAGCAAATCGGATTTCTGTTCAGTTTTTGTAGGGTTTATAATAAAGCGAGTCATATAGTTAAGAATATCGCGGATATGGATCATGCCACGCGGATCATCTAAAGTTTCGGCATAAACAGGTATGCGAGAATGACCAATTTTTGCAAAACATTTAAGGGCTTCTCCAAGTGAAGTGTTTATTTCCAATGCTTCAATTTCAGAACGCGGTATCATAA from Bartonella tribocorum CIP 105476 encodes:
- a CDS encoding hemolysin family protein, producing the protein MTNKINAQNDSQTSSNNEKDPSQQTNHTEKYSLMNHLFSFLRGRHCASTSLRDDLTVALATNNEKDTALFSPEERTMLHNILRLREARVDDVMIPRSEIEALEINTSLGEALKCFAKIGHSRIPVYAETLDDPRGMIHIRDILNYMTRFIINPTKTEQKSDLLQLNHTDLHTPIGELDLIRTVLFVPSSMLASKLLTRMQTTRTQMALVIDEHGGTDGLVSMEDIVELVVGDIEDEHDHVDNAIVREHNNKWLVDARTELEDVEKALGPDFIVGEYGDEVDTIGGLIVSILDRIPEKGEVVEAVPGYKFRILEADKRRIKRLRIFRIPENENLENNASLKE
- the lnt gene encoding apolipoprotein N-acyltransferase, which codes for MRILKIMPPLKNNQAFFNNFIAFLSSVTGWKRQVWIFLCGALTSFALPPFYLTPLCFLTFPIFIVLLDSIQSSPNNKKLFFTYALSCGTFGFSYFICGLWWLCNALLTDPDSFGWAVPLAILFPPLYLSLYWFFSGFIVGLLWTKGIARFFVLAFALGLAEWLRAFLFTGFPWNTLGYTAMPTPMFMQSDAIVGLYGMNILAVLTYSLPTVLLTDEKKKTALSLCLALIFIHSGFGFYRLHTIENTAENQKRNYWVRIVQPSIQQNIKLRDNTREAMLEAHMHLSATPITGKNPEPDFIIWPEASVPYLLYDNSFVTMHIASLLKPKQWAIIGAIRASDDLSHSQTQYFNTIAVINAQGNILHTSDKLHLVPFGEYLPYQNLLKKIGLRILADNIGGYSAAHVRKTITMPNGFSYLPLICYEAIFPHEMTFKGSPPQAIINVTNDAWFGVTPGPYQHLQQAQLRAIELGIPLIRAANNGISAVIDSYGRIVVALQQNAVGIIDSEIPSSITPIGSNEYRTFSTFILFILMLLCRIGFGSTKQLK